From the Teredinibacter turnerae T7901 genome, one window contains:
- a CDS encoding CRISPR system precrRNA processing endoribonuclease RAMP protein Cas6 produces the protein MRDSLLPLQHLLPLRSVVVCLQCVTACELSFFHQPAMSAFLRNLLDHPDQFDQFLLADTPESGRLFYNEGDFYRFTVVALAGGEVLLARLLARLRNLPAAAVAARCSGAFADNWRWAGFSDGFNRQPIAEVAELSEYTHEVLLQETAPWLAQPVFAWHWSSPVRLLKAKSQRGNARGEHRYCRTPADLSVPLLLSRLFDALAQLLRNRAIAIQHRPAPPAAAFTDCDLFWVDAQYRHADGEANVMGGMLGVAGWPNSAALAPWWPLLVLGQYVGIGQRRSFGWGRYELLTADAGVSYRRSLAAAPLLARAMAIDNLWHAYCQVANKTPGSGANAIAAPRTSKLQLPPAPSVPGEPDDYPPELWPRARVQDHLHTLASVVLNQQYRVPPLRGWRTWHADGRESVAMVPPFWDRVLQQAVKQLLESLVASLQVPAHKTVPHQSPQQTAKNGIKSADRKARQQALQQGYRWAFRATPDDLLLSANRQRAYDRLRALCYDDPLLDLIADWLAAPVALEGSERQRAGLPLGSPLSPLLADLLLDDFGRDMAAAGFYLLRTSHEVTVLSRSQKHAQHTAALAYDTVQRREPARVQNIEHRVNFSGYVFVNNTPANAEAQIPRKTDAHYPANATAEFLTNAAHNPPPNTFTPAVDSTAWLARVSARPLRELKPEDEPSAY, from the coding sequence ATGCGCGATTCGCTGCTGCCGTTACAGCACTTACTGCCGTTGCGCAGTGTGGTGGTTTGCTTGCAGTGTGTAACCGCGTGCGAGTTAAGTTTTTTCCATCAGCCCGCCATGAGCGCATTCCTGCGCAATCTACTGGACCACCCGGATCAGTTCGATCAGTTCCTGCTTGCCGATACGCCCGAAAGCGGCCGTCTCTTTTATAACGAAGGTGATTTTTACCGATTTACCGTGGTTGCACTGGCCGGTGGTGAGGTGCTGTTAGCGCGCCTGCTGGCCCGTTTGCGCAATTTACCTGCGGCGGCAGTTGCAGCCAGGTGCAGCGGCGCGTTTGCCGATAATTGGCGTTGGGCAGGCTTTAGTGATGGCTTTAACCGGCAACCCATTGCCGAGGTTGCCGAGCTGAGTGAATACACCCACGAGGTGTTGTTGCAGGAAACCGCGCCCTGGTTAGCGCAACCGGTGTTTGCCTGGCACTGGTCGTCGCCGGTGCGGCTGTTGAAAGCAAAATCGCAGCGCGGCAATGCCCGCGGTGAGCACCGCTATTGCCGCACCCCGGCGGACCTAAGTGTACCGCTGCTGCTGAGCCGCCTGTTCGATGCGCTCGCCCAGTTGTTGCGCAACCGCGCGATTGCCATTCAACACCGCCCCGCGCCGCCCGCGGCTGCCTTTACCGACTGCGATCTGTTCTGGGTGGATGCGCAATACCGCCATGCCGATGGCGAAGCCAATGTCATGGGTGGCATGCTGGGTGTTGCGGGCTGGCCTAACAGCGCGGCCCTGGCGCCCTGGTGGCCACTGCTGGTGTTGGGGCAATATGTGGGCATCGGCCAGCGCCGCAGTTTTGGCTGGGGCCGGTACGAACTATTAACGGCCGATGCGGGGGTGTCTTATCGCCGCAGCTTGGCCGCCGCGCCCTTATTGGCCCGCGCTATGGCCATCGACAATCTCTGGCATGCCTACTGCCAGGTGGCGAACAAAACACCGGGTTCCGGCGCAAATGCTATTGCCGCGCCGCGCACGAGCAAGCTCCAGCTCCCACCCGCGCCGTCGGTGCCCGGTGAACCCGACGATTACCCACCGGAGCTGTGGCCGCGCGCTCGCGTGCAAGACCATCTGCACACCCTCGCCAGTGTGGTGCTCAACCAGCAATACAGAGTGCCGCCGTTGCGGGGCTGGCGCACATGGCATGCAGATGGCCGCGAGAGCGTTGCGATGGTGCCCCCATTTTGGGACCGCGTTCTCCAGCAGGCGGTAAAACAGCTATTGGAATCACTAGTGGCGTCGTTGCAGGTGCCTGCCCATAAAACTGTGCCGCACCAGAGCCCGCAACAAACCGCGAAAAACGGGATAAAAAGCGCCGACAGAAAAGCCCGCCAGCAGGCGCTGCAACAAGGCTACCGCTGGGCATTCAGGGCCACGCCAGACGATTTACTGTTAAGCGCAAATCGCCAACGGGCTTACGACCGTTTGCGGGCACTGTGTTACGACGACCCGCTGCTGGACCTGATTGCCGACTGGCTCGCCGCCCCCGTCGCGCTGGAGGGTAGCGAGCGTCAACGCGCTGGCCTGCCACTGGGGTCGCCCTTAAGCCCGCTGCTTGCGGATTTATTACTGGATGATTTCGGCCGCGATATGGCCGCCGCCGGTTTTTACCTGCTGCGCACATCGCACGAGGTGACCGTGCTAAGCCGCTCGCAAAAGCACGCCCAACACACCGCAGCGCTCGCCTATGATACGGTGCAAAGGCGAGAACCCGCGCGGGTACAAAACATCGAGCACAGGGTTAATTTCTCCGGTTATGTTTTTGTGAATAACACACCCGCAAACGCAGAAGCGCAAATACCCCGGAAAACAGATGCACATTACCCAGCAAATGCCACAGCCGAATTTTTAACTAATGCGGCACACAACCCGCCACCAAACACATTTACACCCGCAGTGGACAGCACCGCCTGGCTGGCTCGCGTATCCGCCCGGCCACTGCGGGAATTAAAACCGGAAGACGAGCCCAGCGCCTATTAA
- a CDS encoding cytochrome b, which translates to MNKSNSFHWSQKLLHWLMAILVIAMLLMGIGLTHSVSERHTLLVAYHKPLGMLIFALVIVRLLVRWRLGAPALPATLAKPQQLAARLSHWLLYALLIAQPLCGIFMVWCGSYPLPGANHAALPYPQTYALLRTLHSVLAYSLLGLIALHLTAALVHGLIYRDGVMRSMGFGGKRRSM; encoded by the coding sequence ATGAATAAATCCAACAGCTTTCACTGGTCGCAAAAATTATTGCATTGGCTGATGGCGATTCTGGTTATCGCGATGCTACTTATGGGCATCGGTTTAACCCACTCCGTGTCCGAACGGCATACGCTTTTAGTGGCCTACCATAAACCGCTGGGCATGCTGATTTTTGCCCTGGTCATTGTTCGCCTGCTGGTGCGCTGGCGTTTAGGCGCCCCAGCGCTACCCGCAACACTTGCGAAGCCACAACAACTCGCGGCGCGCTTGTCGCACTGGTTACTCTACGCCCTGTTAATTGCGCAGCCCCTGTGCGGAATATTTATGGTGTGGTGCGGCAGCTATCCTCTTCCCGGCGCAAACCACGCGGCCCTGCCATACCCACAAACCTACGCACTGTTGCGCACACTGCACAGCGTATTGGCGTACAGCCTGCTCGGGTTAATCGCGCTGCATTTGACGGCAGCGTTAGTTCACGGGTTAATTTATCGGGATGGGGTAATGCGGTCGATGGGGTTTGGTGGCAAGAGGCGCTCTATGTGA
- a CDS encoding catalase family peroxidase, whose translation MSSDNAQPPKPSRSWLFFVCVPLPALGLLAIFALIGGAFTPDRPTPQKFVNQLETNGGVHTGYRRNHAKGACVMGYFEGSGEAAFLAATPLLEHQHFSQVIGRVSLPGGNPHLADDKAPLLSMALQLRDEEGEEWRTAMLSAPVFPVATPAAFLAQLQAAAPDPATGKPDPQKLQAFFAAHPETKNFLTWKAQAPKPESFALTRFNSLNSFNLSNRQGEIKTVRWSFIHRANRANTAEREPQKASLEGENHLYQDLASRLAEGNVQWNLQFQIAAPEDPVNDATQPWPPERKTVNAGQLVITSMQAEDEGACRDINYDPTVLPTGFAPSADPLLSARSAVYANASRRRWQEQSHRPQAAGTIENHSSAFSPNQNSGVTVTAISEGSYHE comes from the coding sequence ATGTCATCAGACAACGCTCAACCGCCCAAGCCGTCGCGGTCTTGGTTGTTCTTCGTGTGTGTGCCGCTGCCCGCCCTGGGCCTGTTAGCGATATTTGCACTCATAGGTGGTGCCTTTACTCCAGACCGCCCCACACCACAAAAGTTTGTAAATCAATTGGAGACTAATGGCGGGGTGCACACCGGCTACCGGCGCAATCATGCTAAAGGCGCCTGTGTGATGGGATATTTTGAAGGGTCTGGCGAGGCCGCATTTTTGGCGGCAACGCCACTGCTCGAGCACCAGCATTTCAGCCAGGTGATTGGCCGCGTATCACTGCCCGGCGGCAACCCGCATCTGGCAGACGACAAAGCGCCCCTGCTAAGCATGGCGTTGCAATTGCGCGACGAAGAGGGGGAAGAATGGCGCACGGCAATGTTGTCTGCTCCCGTATTTCCGGTGGCGACGCCTGCGGCGTTTCTTGCTCAATTGCAGGCAGCAGCGCCAGACCCAGCCACGGGTAAACCAGATCCGCAAAAATTACAGGCTTTTTTTGCCGCGCACCCGGAAACAAAAAACTTCCTCACCTGGAAAGCGCAAGCGCCCAAACCGGAAAGCTTTGCGCTCACCCGTTTTAATAGCCTGAACAGTTTTAACCTAAGCAACAGGCAGGGGGAAATAAAAACCGTTCGTTGGTCTTTTATTCATAGAGCTAATAGAGCGAATACAGCCGAGCGCGAACCCCAAAAAGCAAGCCTGGAAGGTGAAAACCATTTGTATCAGGATTTAGCCAGCCGCCTGGCAGAGGGGAACGTACAGTGGAATTTACAGTTTCAAATTGCAGCGCCGGAAGACCCGGTAAATGATGCTACCCAGCCCTGGCCCCCTGAACGTAAAACGGTGAACGCCGGGCAATTGGTTATAACAAGTATGCAGGCCGAAGACGAAGGCGCCTGTCGGGATATTAATTACGACCCCACCGTGTTGCCCACCGGATTCGCGCCCTCGGCAGACCCGCTGCTAAGCGCCCGTTCTGCGGTTTATGCCAACGCTTCACGTCGCCGCTGGCAGGAACAAAGCCATCGCCCGCAAGCGGCGGGCACGATAGAAAATCACAGCAGTGCATTTTCACCCAACCAAAACTCCGGCGTGACGGTTACAGCCATCAGCGAGGGCAGCTACCATGAATAA
- a CDS encoding RNA polymerase sigma factor: MTPLTDEALNELIPRLRRFAYSLTRDLDSADDLVQASLEKALSAWQQRHAEKDLRAWLFTILYRQFLDFQRRQSRRNALLALFGASPANGDEYEEVSPGADTVFESQQQLAAFSHLPHEQRALLLLVAVEGLSYDAISRQLGIPLGTVMSRISRARAAFKQLTQNQPAPGHARKPSLRVLKND; this comes from the coding sequence ATGACACCCCTGACTGACGAGGCACTGAACGAACTCATACCCCGCCTGCGCCGCTTCGCCTACTCCCTTACGCGGGATTTAGACAGCGCCGACGATCTGGTCCAGGCCAGCCTTGAAAAAGCACTGAGCGCGTGGCAACAGCGGCATGCAGAGAAAGATTTACGCGCATGGCTGTTCACTATTTTGTACCGCCAGTTCCTGGACTTTCAGCGCCGACAGAGTCGCCGCAACGCGCTTCTTGCCTTGTTCGGCGCCTCGCCTGCAAACGGCGATGAGTACGAAGAGGTAAGCCCCGGCGCAGATACTGTGTTTGAAAGCCAGCAACAGCTGGCAGCATTCAGCCACCTGCCGCACGAGCAACGGGCGTTGCTGCTCTTGGTGGCTGTTGAAGGCCTGAGTTACGATGCCATCAGCCGTCAGCTTGGCATTCCGCTGGGTACAGTGATGTCCCGTATTTCCCGCGCCCGCGCCGCTTTTAAGCAACTGACTCAAAACCAGCCCGCACCGGGCCATGCACGCAAACCCTCGTTACGGGTGTTGAAAAATGACTGA
- a CDS encoding anti-sigma factor family protein, with product MTENFPSLQELNAYLDGELDDLQQQKVEDCLQQSAELRAQLDALRAQDRALRLAMQPLAQLPPNPALSLGHIRRNQQQKRWQTLAMCAGFLLCFMVGGGSGWYGHQQHLLASEPPMADAMETYRLLVQGGMASPENSAAPALTQTDIDHWFSQNYSQVAVPPELARYGLSAQHVQLIPTVDGPAAFVVYRTEAGQKLMFFARPPGRGLRKFLTSGEREEQGVLARYWSDEQLNYALVCESDFSQLPLVRNLPQRL from the coding sequence ATGACTGAGAATTTTCCCTCGCTCCAGGAACTGAACGCCTATCTGGACGGCGAACTCGATGATCTTCAGCAGCAAAAAGTTGAAGATTGCCTGCAGCAGTCCGCCGAGCTGCGTGCACAGTTGGACGCGCTTCGCGCACAGGACCGGGCTCTGCGCCTGGCCATGCAACCGCTTGCGCAACTGCCCCCCAACCCCGCGCTGTCACTCGGCCATATTCGCCGCAACCAGCAGCAAAAGCGCTGGCAGACGCTGGCCATGTGCGCCGGTTTTTTGCTGTGTTTTATGGTCGGTGGTGGCAGTGGGTGGTACGGTCACCAACAGCACCTGCTCGCCAGCGAGCCACCCATGGCCGATGCTATGGAAACCTACCGCTTGCTGGTACAAGGCGGTATGGCCAGCCCGGAAAACAGCGCAGCTCCGGCATTAACCCAAACCGACATCGACCACTGGTTTTCTCAGAATTACAGCCAGGTGGCGGTGCCGCCGGAACTTGCACGGTATGGCTTGTCTGCTCAACATGTGCAGCTAATTCCCACAGTCGACGGCCCGGCGGCCTTCGTTGTTTACCGCACCGAAGCCGGGCAAAAGCTGATGTTTTTCGCACGCCCGCCCGGCCGTGGGTTGCGCAAGTTCCTCACCAGTGGCGAGCGCGAGGAACAGGGCGTGCTGGCACGTTACTGGTCGGACGAGCAGCTCAATTATGCCCTGGTGTGTGAAAGTGATTTTTCGCAATTACCGCTGGTGCGCAATTTACCGCAAAGGCTTTAG
- a CDS encoding response regulator encodes MSKNVLVVDDSSSVRQVVGLVLKNAGFDVVEACNGEEALKLLDGRKLHLIVSDLNMPVMDGITFAKHAKEMDDYKFTPILMLTTESDQEKKKQGKEAGIKAWLVKPFQPPLLLSAVSKLT; translated from the coding sequence ATGAGTAAAAATGTTCTTGTAGTGGACGACTCAAGTTCCGTTCGACAAGTCGTGGGACTCGTACTCAAGAATGCCGGCTTCGATGTGGTCGAAGCCTGTAATGGCGAGGAAGCCCTAAAGCTGCTGGATGGAAGAAAACTGCACCTGATTGTGAGCGATTTGAATATGCCAGTGATGGACGGCATTACTTTCGCCAAGCACGCAAAAGAAATGGACGACTACAAATTTACCCCAATCCTGATGCTGACCACCGAATCCGATCAAGAGAAAAAAAAGCAAGGGAAAGAAGCTGGCATAAAAGCATGGCTGGTGAAGCCGTTTCAGCCGCCGCTACTGCTCTCTGCAGTATCCAAACTTACCTGA
- a CDS encoding STAS domain-containing protein: MEAVTCTTKNNQQTVAFGQELTIFQVDDIHQAMLLGIDFEKDVYLDLSQIKEFDTTGVQLLIALNKSITSNGKKTYLSEASEDAQSCLELFNITDLFAAAHA; the protein is encoded by the coding sequence ATGGAAGCAGTAACGTGCACCACAAAAAACAATCAGCAAACAGTCGCATTCGGGCAGGAACTGACTATTTTTCAGGTAGACGATATTCACCAGGCAATGCTGCTCGGCATCGATTTTGAAAAAGATGTTTACCTAGACTTAAGCCAGATAAAAGAATTTGATACCACCGGCGTGCAATTGCTAATCGCATTGAATAAATCGATAACATCGAACGGTAAAAAAACTTATCTGTCGGAAGCTTCCGAGGATGCACAATCCTGCCTGGAGCTATTTAACATCACCGATTTATTCGCAGCGGCGCACGCGTAA